In the genome of Vicia villosa cultivar HV-30 ecotype Madison, WI linkage group LG7, Vvil1.0, whole genome shotgun sequence, one region contains:
- the LOC131619030 gene encoding polygalacturonase 1 beta-like protein 3 produces the protein MTVGSIIRMPNIKGYLPRQSLFTRSLLKKLPSASSEISQLLNVFNNLSKTMMESVKACHNPANTGEEKSCEVSFEGMLDFAKFILGRNITAHTTESVNGSYQNIIVGGVNVIGEKSVTCHCSLFPYLMYYCHNVPGVRIYQVDIWEVKSKQKINNGVLVCHLDTISWSPAHVAFEVLGYGPGFIEACHWVFENDMVWIAA, from the coding sequence ATGACTGTGGGGAGTATCATCAGAATGCCAAATATCAAGGGTTATTTACCAAGACAGTCTCTCTTTACTCGGTCCCTATTGAAGAAACTACCATCTGCGTCTTCTGAAAtatcacaacttctaaatgtgTTCAACAACCTTTCTAAAACCATGATGGAGTCAGTCAAAGCGTGTCACAATCCTGCTAATACAGGGGAGGAGAAAAGCTGTGAAGTTTCTTTTGAAGGAATGCTAGACTTTGCCAAGTTCATCTTGGGCCGGAACATTACAGCTCATACCACAGAGAGTGTCAACGGTTCATATCAAAACATAATTGTGGGTGGCGTAAATGTCATTGGTGAAAAATCCGTTACTTGTCACTGTAGCTTGTTTCCATACCTTATGTACTACTGCCACAATGTACCAGGGGTTCGCATCTATCAAGTTGATATTTGGGAAGTAAAATCCAAGCAGAAGATCAATAATGGTGTTTTAGTGTGCCATTTGGACACCATTTCATGGAGTCCAGCTCATGTTGCTTTTGAGGTTCTCGGATACGGACCGGGCTTTATCGAAGCCTGCCATTGGGTGTTCGAGAACGATATGGTATGGATTGCTGCCTAG